From a region of the Lactuca sativa cultivar Salinas chromosome 4, Lsat_Salinas_v11, whole genome shotgun sequence genome:
- the LOC111891854 gene encoding xyloglucan glycosyltransferase 4, producing the protein MAPSSVVVTIDKPSNISLVEVDDSETSVFLEKQKTASTKQFSWLLLLKAQRILSFFPWLAMGVSKTFVSVKKRIALSDSSKDEVKYKERIMYKFIRVFLAISIVALVVEIIAYLQNWDLKLIPSEAMGLVHLSYMGWISFRADYLAPSITMLSQFCVLLFMIQSLDRFILGIGCFWIKLKKIKPVIDDQSYDIEDPSSFPMVLVQIPMCNEREVYQQSIASACQLDWPKDRILIQVLDDSSDELLQILIRNEVNSWKEKGVNIIYRHRFVRTGYKAGNLHSAMSCDYVKNYEFVAILDADFQPNPDFLILTVPHFKGKPDLALVQARWSFVNKDENLLTRLQNINLCFHFEVEQQVNGHFLNFFGFNGTAGVWRIKALEESGGWLERTTVEDMDIAVRAHLNGWKFIYLNDVKVLCELPESYEAYKKQQHRWHSGPMQLFRLCLPAILSSKISKWKKANMIFLFFLLRKLILPFYSFTLFCVILPLTMFIPEAELPIWVICYVPVTMSILNILPSPKSFPFLMPYLLFENTMSVTKFNAMVSGLFQLGSAYEWVVTKKSGRSSESDLLAFAERESKSFSEDKIQRRLSDSGLDMLGKLKEQEIPIVVEKKKNRIYRKELALAFLLLTAATRSLLSAHGIHFYFLLFQGLSFLAVGLDLIGEQVN; encoded by the exons ATGGCACCAAGTTCTGTGGTAGTCACAATAGACAAACCAAGCAACATCTCGTTAGTAGAAGTCGATGATTCAGAAACATCTGTGTTTCTTGAGAAGCAAAAAACAGCAAGCACGAAACAGTTTTCATGGCTGCTTTTACTCAAAGCTCAAAGAATCCTCTCTTTCTTTCCATGGTTAGCAATGGGGGTTTCCAAGACCTTTGTTTCTGTTAAAAAGCGCATTGCTTTATCAGATTCAAGCAAAGATGAAGTCAAATATAAAGAGAGGATTATGTACAAATTCATAAGAgtatttcttgctatttctattgTCGCTTTGGTTGTTGAAATCATTGCTTATTTACAAAATTGGGATTTGAAACTTATACCATCGGAAGCTATGGGACTTGTACACTTGTCTTACATGGGTTGGATTTCATTCAGAGCTGATTATCTTGCTCCATCCATCACGATGTTGTCTCAATTCTGCGTTTTGCTTTTCATGATTCAATCGCTCGATAGATTCATACTTGGGATTGGTTGTTTTTGGATCAAATTGAAGAAAATCAAGCCGGTGATTGATGATCAATCTTACGACATTGAAGATCCTTCGTCTTTCCCCATGGTTCTCGTTCAGATCCCCATGTGCAATGAAAGAGAG GTGTATCAACAATCAATCGCATCTGCTTGCCAATTGGATTGGCCAAAAGACAGGATTTTGATTCAAGTTTTGGACGATTCAAGCGATGAACTTTTACAGATTTTGATAAGAAACGAAGTGAATTCATGGAaagagaaaggagtaaacatCATCTACAGACACAGATTCGTTAGAACAGGATACAAAGCTGGAAATCTTCATTCAGCGATGTCTTGTGATTATGTCAAAAACTATGAATTTGTTGCCATTTTAGATGCAGATTTTCAACCTAATCCTGATTTCCTTATACTGACAGTTCCGCATTTTAAG GGGAAACCGGATTTGGCTCTTGTTCAAGCAAGGTGGTCATTTGTAAACAAAGATGAAAACTTACTCACAAggctacaaaacatcaatttgtGTTTCCATTTTGAAGTTGAACAACAAGTGAATGGACACTTTCTCAATTTCTTTGGGTTCAATGGAACAGCGGGTGTTTGGAGGATTAAAGCTTTGGAAGAATCGGGTGGATGGCTTGAAAGAACAACGGTTGAAGATATGGATATTGCTGTTAGAGCACATTTGAATGGATGGAAGTTTATTTATCTTAATGATGTTAAAGTTCTTTGTGAATTGCCTGAGTCTTATGAAGCTTATAAGAAACAACAACATCGATGGCATTCGGGTCCTATGCAACTTTTTCGTCTTTGCCTTCCTGCTATCCTTTCTTCCAAG ATATCAAAGTGGAAAAAGGCAAACatgatcttcttgttcttcctTTTACGAAAACTAATTCTACCCTTTTACTCATTCACCCTCTTCTGTGTGATTCTTCCCTTAACAATGTTCATACCCGAAGCCGAATTACCAATTTGGGTCATATGTTACGTACCCGTGACAATGTCAATCTTAAACATTCTCCCATCACCAAAATCATTCCCATTCTTGATGCCATACTTGTTGTTTGAGAACACAATGTCAGTAACCAAATTCAATGCCATGGTCTCTGGTCTTTTCCAGCTTGGAAGTGCATACGAATGGGTAGTCACTAAGAAATCAGGGAGATCATCGGAATCAGATCTTTTGGCATTTGCAGAAAGGGAATCGAAAAGCTTCAGTGAAGACAAGATTCAGAGACGTTTGTCTGATTCCGGACTTGACATGCTTGGGAAATTGAAGGAACAAGAGATTCCGATTGttgttgagaagaagaagaacaggATTTATAGGAAAGAACTTGCGCTTGCGTTCCTATTGCTTACTGCTGCTACAAGAAGTCTTTTATCGGCTCATGGAATTCATTTCTATTTCTTGTTGTTTCAAGGGTTGTCGTTTCTTGCTGTTGGGTTGGATTTGATTGGGGAAC